In the Gymnodinialimonas sp. 202GB13-11 genome, one interval contains:
- the purN gene encoding phosphoribosylglycinamide formyltransferase: MTKRVAILISGGGSNMVALAKSMTGDHPARPCVVVSNVPHVKGLERAEVLGIPAVCVDHRPFGADRAAFERALHETVEGYAPDIICLAGFMRILTGAFVGKWAGRMLNIHPSLLPNYKGLNTHARAIEAGDAEAGCTVHEVTPELDDGPILGQARVPIIPGDTPETLAARILPLEHQLYPEVLHRFASGDRTPMLLS; encoded by the coding sequence GTGACCAAGCGCGTCGCAATCCTGATCTCAGGGGGCGGCTCCAACATGGTGGCGCTGGCCAAATCAATGACCGGCGATCACCCGGCACGGCCCTGTGTCGTGGTGTCGAACGTCCCACATGTTAAGGGTCTGGAGCGGGCGGAAGTCCTTGGGATTCCAGCAGTTTGCGTGGACCACCGCCCGTTTGGCGCGGATCGCGCGGCCTTTGAAAGGGCACTGCACGAAACAGTTGAGGGTTACGCCCCTGACATCATTTGCCTAGCCGGGTTCATGCGCATCCTCACGGGCGCTTTCGTTGGCAAATGGGCGGGTCGAATGCTGAACATCCACCCCTCACTGCTGCCGAATTACAAAGGCCTGAACACCCATGCCCGCGCGATCGAGGCGGGCGATGCTGAGGCGGGGTGTACGGTGCATGAGGTCACGCCAGAACTCGACGATGGCCCAATCCTAGGGCAGGCGCGCGTGCCGATTATTCCGGGTGATACGCCGGAGACCTTGGCCGCGCGCATTCTGCCGTTGGAACACCAGCTTTATCCGGAGGTGTTGCACCGGTTCGCCAGCGGAGACCGCACGCCTATGCTGCTGTCCTGA
- the gltA gene encoding citrate synthase: protein MADDQTRTATLTIDGNSYELPMHSPTAGPDVVDIGKLYGQAGVFTHDPGFTSTSACESSITFIDGGKGELLHRGYPIDQLAEQSNYIEVCFLLLYGYLPSKAEYEEFEYTITRHTMLHEQMANFFRGFRRDAHPMAVMVGVVGAMSAFYHDSTDINDPRQREIASHRLIAKMPTIAAWAYKYTIGQPFVYPRNDMSYAANFLRMCFAVPAEEYVVDPILEKAMDRIFTLHADHEQNASTSTVRLASSSGANPFACIAAGIACLWGPAHGGANQACLEMLEEIGTVDRIPEFIARAKDKNDDYRLMGFGHRVYKNFDPRATVMKKSADEVLELLGVQNNPKLQVAKELEKQALNDPYFSDKKLFPNVDFYSGIILEAMGFPTSMFTPIFALSRTVGWISQWKEQLADPALKIGRPRQLYMGETMRDYVHIDKR, encoded by the coding sequence ATGGCCGACGACCAGACCAGAACCGCCACCTTGACGATTGACGGCAATTCTTACGAATTGCCAATGCATTCCCCCACAGCCGGCCCTGATGTGGTCGACATTGGCAAGCTCTACGGCCAAGCCGGTGTGTTCACCCACGATCCAGGCTTCACCTCTACTTCGGCCTGCGAGTCGTCCATCACCTTCATCGACGGTGGCAAGGGTGAGCTTCTGCACCGTGGCTATCCGATCGACCAACTGGCCGAACAGTCGAACTACATCGAAGTCTGCTTCCTTCTTCTCTACGGCTACCTGCCCTCGAAAGCGGAATACGAAGAATTCGAATACACCATCACGCGCCACACCATGTTGCACGAACAGATGGCGAATTTCTTCCGGGGCTTCCGCCGCGACGCGCACCCGATGGCCGTTATGGTCGGTGTCGTGGGCGCGATGTCGGCCTTCTACCACGACTCGACGGACATCAACGATCCGCGCCAGCGCGAGATCGCCTCGCACCGCCTGATCGCCAAGATGCCCACCATCGCGGCCTGGGCCTATAAATACACGATCGGCCAGCCCTTCGTGTATCCGCGCAACGACATGTCCTACGCGGCCAACTTCCTGCGCATGTGCTTCGCGGTTCCGGCCGAGGAATACGTGGTCGACCCGATCCTCGAAAAAGCGATGGACCGCATCTTCACTTTGCACGCGGACCACGAACAAAACGCCTCGACCTCCACCGTGCGCCTCGCCTCTTCGTCTGGTGCGAACCCGTTCGCCTGCATCGCGGCTGGCATTGCTTGCCTCTGGGGCCCGGCCCATGGCGGCGCCAACCAAGCCTGCCTTGAGATGCTGGAAGAGATCGGGACCGTGGATCGCATCCCCGAATTCATCGCCCGTGCGAAAGACAAGAACGACGATTACCGCCTGATGGGCTTCGGCCACCGCGTCTACAAAAACTTCGATCCCCGCGCGACGGTGATGAAGAAATCCGCCGACGAAGTGCTGGAGCTTCTGGGTGTTCAGAACAACCCGAAGCTGCAAGTGGCCAAAGAGCTTGAGAAGCAGGCGCTGAACGACCCGTATTTCAGCGACAAGAAGCTGTTCCCGAATGTCGACTTCTATTCCGGCATCATCCTCGAGGCGATGGGCTTCCCCACCTCGATGTTCACTCCGATCTTCGCTCTTTCGCGCACCGTTGGCTGGATCTCACAGTGGAAGGAACAACTCGCCGATCCAGCACTCAAGATCGGCCGCCCGCGGCAGCTCTATATGGGTGAGACGATGCGCGACTATGTCCACATCGACAAACGCTAA
- the purM gene encoding phosphoribosylformylglycinamidine cyclo-ligase codes for MTDNSKSALTYAQAGVDIDAGNALVDRIKPAAAATKRPGVMAGLGGFGALFDLKAAGYDDPVLVAATDGVGTKLKIAIDTGHFDTIGVDLVAMCVNDLVCQGAEPLFFLDYFATGKLEVEAAATIVEGIAKGCADSGCALIGGETAEMPGMYAPGDFDLAGFAVGAMNRGADLPAGVVEGDVLLGLGSDGVHSNGYSLVRRVVERTGLGWDAPAPFAQTSLGAALLAPTRLYVKPALAAIRSGGVHGLAHITGGGLTENLPRVLPDGLGADIDLGAWPLPPVFGWLAQEGALDQAELLKTFNAGIGMVLVVDAARADALAAELADAGEQVHRIGTVTGGDGVRYSGQLA; via the coding sequence ATGACCGACAACAGCAAATCCGCGCTGACCTATGCGCAAGCAGGCGTTGATATCGACGCGGGCAACGCGTTGGTCGACCGGATCAAGCCGGCTGCGGCGGCCACTAAACGCCCCGGTGTGATGGCTGGCTTAGGCGGTTTCGGGGCGCTGTTTGACCTCAAGGCAGCGGGGTATGACGACCCGGTTCTCGTTGCTGCAACAGATGGTGTCGGGACAAAGCTGAAAATCGCGATTGATACAGGCCATTTCGACACAATCGGTGTCGATCTGGTTGCGATGTGCGTGAACGACCTGGTGTGCCAAGGGGCGGAGCCTCTGTTTTTCCTCGACTATTTCGCCACTGGCAAGCTAGAGGTCGAAGCAGCGGCCACGATAGTGGAGGGCATTGCCAAGGGCTGCGCGGATAGTGGTTGCGCACTGATTGGTGGCGAGACGGCAGAAATGCCGGGCATGTACGCGCCGGGCGATTTCGATCTCGCGGGGTTCGCCGTGGGGGCCATGAACCGCGGTGCCGACCTGCCCGCGGGCGTGGTTGAAGGCGATGTTCTGCTGGGGCTTGGGTCGGACGGCGTGCATTCCAACGGTTATTCGCTTGTCCGCCGCGTGGTGGAACGCACTGGACTTGGCTGGGACGCGCCTGCACCTTTCGCACAAACCTCTTTGGGGGCTGCGCTGCTTGCGCCGACGCGGCTCTATGTGAAACCTGCGCTGGCGGCGATCCGCAGCGGGGGCGTGCATGGCTTGGCACACATCACCGGCGGCGGTCTGACGGAAAACTTGCCGCGCGTCCTTCCGGACGGGCTGGGGGCAGACATTGATCTGGGTGCATGGCCCTTGCCGCCCGTCTTCGGTTGGCTGGCGCAAGAGGGCGCATTGGACCAGGCGGAACTGCTCAAGACCTTCAACGCAGGGATCGGAATGGTCCTGGTCGTCGATGCGGCGCGCGCAGATGCACTAGCTGCGGAATTAGCCGACGCGGGCGAACAAGTGCACCGCATTGGAACCGTTACAGGCGGTGATGGCGTTCGCTATTCCGGGCAGCTTGCGTGA
- a CDS encoding SufE family protein, with the protein MASEAFEEIAETFEFLDDWEERYRHVIELGKAMDPLDDAVKVPATKVDGCASQVWILPRIDGDRFDFQGDSDAIIVRGLIAVLHALYGGLSHKDVLAVDAPEELGRLGLDEHLSSQRSNGVRAMVERIRLLASEAA; encoded by the coding sequence ATGGCCAGCGAAGCCTTTGAAGAGATCGCGGAAACCTTTGAATTCCTTGATGATTGGGAAGAGCGCTACCGCCATGTGATCGAGCTTGGCAAAGCCATGGATCCGCTGGACGACGCTGTGAAAGTCCCCGCGACCAAGGTCGATGGGTGCGCCAGCCAGGTGTGGATTCTGCCCCGGATCGATGGGGATCGCTTTGATTTTCAAGGCGACAGTGACGCCATTATCGTACGTGGTCTGATTGCCGTGCTGCATGCACTTTACGGCGGTCTGTCGCACAAGGATGTGCTCGCCGTCGATGCACCGGAGGAATTAGGGCGGTTGGGGCTGGATGAGCACCTGTCGTCGCAACGCTCCAACGGCGTGCGCGCGATGGTGGAACGCATTCGTTTGCTGGCCTCCGAGGCGGCCTGA
- the rnd gene encoding ribonuclease D: MPTTLTTTDELAAFCNRAAEVPYVTVDTEFLRERTYFAQLCLVQVALPGEDESDAVLIDPLADGMSLEPLYELFKNTNVVKVFHAARQDLEIFHVEGNVVPTPLFDTQVAAMVCGFGDQVGYETLVRKIAKASLDKSSRFTDWSRRPLSDAQKTYAIADVTHLRQIYEHLSAELAKTGRTHWLEEELAQLTDAGNYVVKPEEAWRRLKLRSNSGRMVAIARELAAFRETYAQERNIPRNRVLKDDALMEIAGTKPKSLKDLGKSRLLLRDARKGAIAEGLIEAVARGLAVPNSDVPKPVQGKDRSNLNPALADLLRVLLKAKAEEAGVAPKLIASSSDLDDIASGHTDGVWSSGWRREVFGADAERLLNGEVALSAKGQKVKIVAV; the protein is encoded by the coding sequence GTGCCCACAACACTGACCACAACCGATGAACTTGCAGCCTTTTGCAATCGCGCAGCCGAGGTGCCGTACGTCACCGTAGACACGGAATTCCTGCGGGAACGCACCTATTTTGCACAACTGTGTCTGGTGCAGGTTGCCCTGCCCGGAGAGGATGAAAGCGACGCGGTTCTTATCGATCCGCTGGCCGATGGCATGTCGCTTGAACCACTTTATGAGCTGTTCAAAAACACCAATGTTGTCAAAGTCTTCCACGCCGCGCGGCAGGATCTTGAGATCTTTCACGTAGAAGGCAATGTGGTGCCAACGCCCCTTTTTGACACTCAGGTTGCTGCGATGGTTTGCGGCTTTGGGGATCAGGTTGGGTACGAGACACTTGTGCGCAAGATCGCGAAGGCGTCTCTCGATAAATCAAGCCGGTTTACCGACTGGTCACGTCGCCCGTTGAGCGATGCTCAAAAGACCTATGCTATCGCGGATGTCACGCATCTTCGGCAAATCTACGAACATCTTTCCGCAGAATTGGCAAAGACTGGTCGCACGCATTGGCTTGAGGAAGAGCTCGCGCAGTTGACCGATGCAGGGAATTACGTGGTTAAGCCGGAGGAGGCGTGGCGGCGATTAAAGCTGCGTTCGAATTCGGGCCGGATGGTTGCCATCGCACGCGAATTGGCGGCGTTCCGGGAGACCTACGCGCAGGAGCGCAACATCCCGCGCAACCGGGTTCTAAAGGACGACGCCCTGATGGAGATTGCGGGGACGAAGCCGAAGTCCCTGAAAGATCTTGGAAAATCTCGATTGCTCCTGCGGGACGCCCGCAAAGGCGCGATTGCTGAAGGACTGATCGAGGCCGTTGCGCGTGGCCTTGCGGTGCCGAACTCGGATGTGCCGAAGCCTGTGCAAGGCAAGGACAGGTCGAACCTGAACCCGGCGCTTGCGGATCTGTTACGGGTCTTGCTGAAGGCGAAGGCCGAAGAGGCTGGCGTTGCGCCCAAGTTGATCGCATCTTCAAGCGATTTGGACGATATCGCCTCGGGTCACACGGATGGCGTCTGGTCGTCGGGATGGCGGCGCGAGGTATTCGGGGCAGATGCTGAACGCCTGCTGAACGGTGAAGTTGCGCTCTCCGCCAAAGGTCAAAAGGTCAAAATCGTCGCCGTCTGA